The genomic interval TGTAACATCACTTTGAGAAGGATTGTCGTCTCGTGCCGTCGTAGATGAGTCGATGCGCGCCCTCCCAGTTCGGTCCCGGTCGCTCGTTCTCTCGGCGGTCGCCGTCGTCGTCCTCGCGAGTCTCGCGGGGTGTCTCGGGGGAATCGCCGAGCAGACCGAGACGACAGCGGGGACGGGGACCGAGACGACAGCGGCGGTCGAGGCGGTCGGCGGCCCGCCGCCGACCGCCAACGCGACCGACGGGACCCTCTCGGTCCACTTCATCAACGTCGGGCAGGGAACGAGCGTGCTCGTGGTCGGCCCGACCGGCGAGACCCTGCTGTACGACACGGGCAACTGGAACGACGACGGCGAGCACGTCCTCGAGTACCTCCGCGAGCGCGGCGTCGAGCGAATCGACGGCCTCGTCACCTCCCACGCCGACGCCGACCACATCGGCGGCCACGCCGCGGTCATCGAGTACTACGAGACCGAGGCCGACGGCGTCGGCGCGGTGTACGACCCCGGCGTCGCGGCCGCCACGGCGACCTACGACCGGTACCTCGACGCGGTCGAGACCCACGACGTGACCCTCTACCGGACGCAGGCTGGCGACGAGATTCCGATGGCGGGGGCCGACATCGACGTGCTCGCCCCGCCCGAGGGCGGATTCTCCGGCGAGGACCGCAACGAGAACAGCGTCGCCCTCCGGGTCGCACACGGGAACGCCAGCGTCCTGCTGACCGGCGACGCCGAGCGGACCGGCGAGCGCTACCTCCGGGAGACGTACGGGTCGGGACTGAACGCCTCGGTGCTCGCGGCGGGCCACCACGGGAGCAACACCAGCACCGGGCCGGGCCTGCTCGACGCGAGCGATCCCCGGGCGGTCGTCGTGCAGAGCGCCTACGACTCCCGGTACGGTCACCCACACGACGAACTCCTCGCGCGCCTCGCCGACCGCGGGGTCCCGACCTACTGGACCGGGGTCCACGGCACGGTCGCGTTCGAGACCGACGGCGAGCGGTTCGCGGTCGCCACCCAGCGCGAGGCCCCGACCCGGCCGCTCGACCTCCGGGACGCGCCGGGCGTAGAACCCGGCGCGGGCGGCCCGCTCGAACTCCGGGCGCGGTTCCCGGTCGGGGGCGGGGACCGCCCGCGAGCCGCGCCCGACGGCGGCGAGCCGACGGAATCGCGGGACTCGACCGACCTCCGAGTCGCCGAGGTCCACGCCGACGCGGCGGGGGACGACTGGGAGAACCTCGACGACGAGTACGTCGTCTTCCGGAACGGGGGCGACCGGACGCTCGACCTCTCGGGGTGGACCGTCGCCGACGAGGCGGGCCATGCCTACGCGTTCCCGGAGGGGACCGCCCTCGCCCCCGGCGAGGCCCTGACGCTCCACACCGGTGAGGGGCGAGACGGCGAGGGCCGCCTCTACTGGGGCTCGGACGCCCCGGTCTGGAACAACGACGGCGACACCGTTTTCGTCCGGACCGACGAAGGCGAACTCGTCGCGGAGGAGAGCTATGGTTCCTGACGGACGCTACACCGCGGTCGTCGACCGCTTCGAGACCGGACGCCCGGGGGGTCGGGGGGACGGAGAGCGCGCCGTCCTGCTCGTCGAAGACGACGAGGACCTCGCGGGCGAACTCGCGGTCCGACCGGGCCGACTGCCCGCCGAGGCCCGCGAGCAGGACGCCGTCCTCCGGGTGACGGTCCGGAACGGCATCCTCGTCTCGGCACGCCGCGACCCCGACGAGACCGAGCGACGGAGCGAGGAGGCACAGTCGCGGTTCGACCGACTGGCCGAGCGCCCGGACGATTCGGGGTCCGAGCGAACTGGGTGACGTCTTCCACGAGATATCGCCCGGTGACGCAGACCACGGGGTGGGAATGAAAGGGGCCGCCCGCTCGCGCTTGCTTGGTCGTCTCGGCGACCCCTATCCGAGCGAGCGAAGCGAGCGAGGATATGTCGCCGAGCGGCCTCCTCGTGAGCGGAGCGAACGAGGGCTCGGCAGAGCTCCGCTCTGCAGGTGGCGAGCGGGCGGGGGCTTTCTGGGTGTTCGTCGTTCCGTCTCGTGAGACGGTTCGTAGCGAGCGGGCGGGGGCATTCGAGGCCCACGTATCCACATCTGCTCTCGCATTCATACGTGACTTCCGTCTCCTACTCCGCGACCCCGTTTGCGCGAATTTAAGTGCGGCCGGGAGAATCTCCTGATATGCCTGAACGAGTACTTCAATCACCTTCGTTCGACGCCGACGAGCGGACCCTCTACGTCGGCCGGGACCGCCCGATTCGAATCAGCGCGGGCCACCGAATCCTCCACCACGACGGCAAGTGTAGTCGCCCGCACGGACACAACTACGAGATATCGGTGAAGGTCGTCGGCGACCTCCGCGAGGAAGGGTGGGTCGTCGACAAGGGCGATATTACGTCGATACTCTCCGAGTGGGACCACAGGTTCCTGCTGGAGTCCCGCGACCCCCTCGTCGAGGCCTTCGAGGAGACCGGCGACGGCGACGCGCTGGTGGTGCTGGACGCCCCGCCGACCGCGGAGGTGATGAGCGCGGTGCTGGAGGCCCGCCTCGAATCGGAACTGCCCGAGACGGTCTCGGAGGTCGCGGTGCAGGTCAGCGAGACCGCAGAGCTCTGTGGCGGCGCGGAGTTCTGACCATGCCGGTGACCAGCGACGTGGGTGACGACGAGAGCGGGCGCGGCGGCGAGCGGAGCGAGACGACCGCGGCGTCCGACGACGCGCTCCCGATAAACGAACTCTTCGAGTCCCTGCAGGGCGAGGGCCGACTCGCTGGCGTGCCGAGCGTCTTCGTCCGGACCTCGGGATGTAACCTCCGGTGTTGGTTCTGTGACTCCTATCACACCTCGTGGGAGCCGACCCACGCGACGATGAGCGTCGAGGAGATACTCGGGGAGGTCGAGTCGTTCGGGGCCGACCACGTAGTCGTCACGGGCGGCGAACCCATGATCCACGACGCGGTCGAGACCCTGCTCGACGAACTCGACGCGCGGGGGTACCACACCACCGTCGAGACCAACGGCACCGTCTTCCGGGACGCTCCCATCGACCTCGCGAGCGTCAGCCCGAAGCTCGCGTCCAGCTCGCCGACGCCCGAGCGCGACCCGAAGGGCGAGGGCGAGTGGGAAGCGCGCCACGAGGAGCGCCGCGTCGACCTCGATTCGCTCGCCGCGCTGGTCGAGTCCTACGACTTCCAGCTCAAGTTCGTCGTCTCCGACCGCGGAGATATGGACGAGGTCACCGACCTCGTCGAGCGGATTCGCGGGACTGCCGACGTTCCGGTCCCCGACGAGAACGTCCTCCTGATGCCCGAGGGCGCGACTCGCGAGCGTCTGGCCGAGACCCGCCCCGTGACCGCGGAACTCGCCCGCGAGTTCGGCTTCCGGTACACCCCCCGGCTCCACGTCACCCTCTGGAACGACGCACCGGGGACGTAGGCGAGCGCAGGTCGCGGTTCGTGACGGCTTCCGCGGGCCGACTCGCTCGCCGTTCAGGCGAGCGAGTCGAGGCGGTCGGTGTAGAACGCGACCTGATAAACCACGCCGAACGCCGAGACGAGCGTCGTGACGACCACCGTCAGGACCGCCGCGGCCGCGACGACCCCGAGACCGACCTCGGGTACCGCCGCGCCGGTCGTGGTCGTGTCCCCGTACGTCCCCCCGAGCAGCGAGGCGACGACGCCCGCGACGCCCGCCGCGCTACCGGCGAGTCCGGCAATCGCGCTGTAGCCGAGCGTGGACGCGAGGTTCCGACGGACGAGGCCCGCGCTCCGCTGGAAGGACTCGACCACGCCGAGGTCCGACACGACGATTGCCGGGGCGTAGAACTGGAGGAAGAACGGCGGAATCATCAGGACGAGCAAGCCGACCAGTGCGAGCAACGCCATCGTGATGACGCTCGCGTTCGCCGCCGCGAGCGAACTCCCCGCCCCGGTCGCGTTCACGCCGACCACGAAGATGCCGACAACCGCGAGACCCAGCATAACCACGAACGCGAGGATTCCGAACACGACGCCGAACAGCAACATCGACGCCAGCAGGCGGAGGTAGTTCGACTTCCCGCCTGCCGCGAACGCGCCGAGTCCGCCGACGCCGTCGAGTCCCTCCTCGGCCATCGCGAGCATGCCGCCGACGAAGAACGGCAGGACGAGGTACGTGATTCCGGTCAGCGGGAGCGACACGAGACCGGCCATCGGTTCGGGGAACGTCGCCGGAACCGCCGCGAGACCGAGGTTCGCCGCCGAGGCGAGGAGGGCCACGCCGAGGAGTGCGCGACTCCTGGCCAGAACGCCGACCGCGGTCGAGAACGACGAGATTGCACCCATGGCGGACACATCAGACGGATTTATTTTATTCCTGTCGATGTCCCCGCTCGCGCCGGACCGCACGACTCATGGGCCTGCTCGATTACCCTTCGCACATGAGTGACGCCACCGACGAGCGCGCGGTCGTCCTCGCCTCCGGCGGGATGGACAGCGCCACCGCCGCCTACGAGGCGAAGGCGCAGGGCTACGACCTCTACCTCCTCCACACCTCTTACGGACAGGAGACCGAGGACAAGGAACGCGAGTGCGCCCGCCGACTCGCCGACGAGACCGACGCCGCCGACTTCCTCCACGTCGAGACCGGCCACCTCGCCCGCATCGGGGGGTCGAGCCTGACCGACGACGAGATGGACGTGGCCGACGCCGACCTCGACGCCGATGAGGTCCCCACGTCCTACGTCCCGTTCCGGAACGCCAACCTCCTCGCGATGGCGGTCTCCTACGCCGAGGCCAACGACTGCTCGGCGGTCTTCATCGGCGCGCACACCGAGGACTTCTCGGGCTACCCCGACTGCAGGCCCGCGTTCTTCGAGGCGTTCCAGCGGGTCGTCGACACCGGCACGAGAGACGACACCGACATCGAGATTCGTGCCCCCTTCGCCGACCTGTCGAAGACCGACATCGCCGCGCGCGGCCTCGAACTCAGCGTCCCCTACGAGCACACTTGGAGTTGCTACCGCGCGGAGGCCCCGGCCTGCGGCACCTGCGACGCCTGTGCGTTCCGGCTTCAGGCGTTCCAGAACCTCGGCGAGCGCGACCCCATCGACTACGAGGAGCGCCCGGAATACGCGGAATCAGAGTAATCGGTCGGCGAACAGTAACCAACCGTCGGCATAAACGCCGCGAACCGCCAGAAAGCCCCCGCCCGCTCGCTACGAACTGCGACTTTCAAAACCGAGAACGCCCAGAAAGCCCCCGCCCGCTCGCTACGAAAAACAGAATCCGTGAACGAGCCCGCCCAGAAAGCCCCCGCCCGCTCGCCACCGGAAGACAAACGCCGTCTTCCGAGCCCTCGTTCGCTCCGCTCACGAGGAGGCCGCTCAGCGACATATCCTCGCTCGCTTCGCTCGCTCGGATAGGGGTCGCTGAGACGACCACGTAAACGCCGGGAGACAAACCGCGTCTCCCGAGGTCACACTCGCTTCCCTCGCGTGACCGCGAGCGGGCGGCCCCTTTCATTCCCACCCCGGTGGAATGTGTCACCGGCCGATTCCCGGTGGAATGTGTCACCGGCCGATTCCCGGTGGTTTGAGTCGCCGAGCTACGTCGACTTCGACCCCCGGAGTCGCGCGAGCAGGGTCGCCGCCAGCAGGGCGGCGACCGCCGCGCCGACGCCGAATCCGGGCACGCCGGGCGTGTCGATGTCGCCGTCTCCGTCGCTGTCGCTCTCGCCGTTGCCGTCGCTCCCGCCCTCGACCTCCAGTTCGGCGCTCCTGTCGCCGACCGCGGGCTCGTAGCTCCCGGGGGCGTCGATGCGCTGGACGAAGGTGACCTCGGTCGTCTCGCCCGCGTCGAGTTCGACCGTCTCGGTGTCCAGTCGCTCGCCGAACAGCGTCAGGCCGACCTCGCGCTCGCCCGCCGCAGTGCCGGAGTTCTCGACGGTCGCGGTGATCTCGACCTGCTGGCCCTCCTCGATGGTCGAGTCGCTCAGCGAGAGGTCGGCGACCCCGATGTCGGGTTCGGGGTCGGCGACCGTCACCGACCCGACGCGCTCGCCCCCGACTCCGACCTCGTGAGTGCCGGGGTCGAGCTGGCGCTCGAACTCGACCTCCGCGGTCTCCCCGCCCGGCACCTCGACGGTCTTCTCGTCGACGACCTCGCCGTCGACGGTGAGTTCGGTCGTGAACTCCCGGGCCTCCTCGGCCTCGTTCTCGACGGTCGCGGTGACCTCGACCGGGTCGGTGGCCCCGACCTCCTCCTCGGCGAGCGCGGCGTCGGTCAGTGTCGTGGTGTGGTCGGCCCCGACCGCCACGTCGGCCAGCGCCGAGGCGTTCGCTCGCACGAGGACCGTCCCGTCGCGCTCCTCGATTTCGGCGTCGACCTGCCGCCACTCGCCGTCGGTCCGCTCGAAGGCGGTCAGGTCGGCCGCCGCGAGTCCGGCGTCGTCGAGCCGGGAACGCTCGACCGCCGCCTCGTAGGTGACCGACGACACGTCGTCGGCGTCGATGTACCGGGAGTCGACCGCGAGCGACCCGAGCGCGACGTCGCTGGGGATGTCGGTCGCGTTCTCGTCGTCGCGGGCGGTCTCGACCGCGAAGTGGGGGTCGTCGTCAGCGAGGTCCACCCGCACCGAGTCGAACTCGACGCCGGTCTCGGCGGCGGCGTCGGTTTCGGGGAGGCTCAGGGCCACCGGTTCGTCGCTCCGGGCGTTCCGAACGTCCACGAGCGCGGCGTTCGCGCCGCGCTCTTCGGTGTCGGTGAGCACCGCCGGGGGTCCACCGCCGCCACCCCCACCGTCGCCAGAACTACTTCCCGAGTCGCTGCCCGAGTTCCCGTCGTCGCCCCGATGGGCCTTCTCCTCGGCCTCGACGGTCACGTTGACGGTCGCGGTATCGGTGTTGTCGCCGCCGTCGACGACGGTCACGCTCGCGTCGAAGGTGTCGACCTCCTCGTAGGCGTGG from Halorussus salilacus carries:
- a CDS encoding lamin tail domain-containing protein, whose amino-acid sequence is MRALPVRSRSLVLSAVAVVVLASLAGCLGGIAEQTETTAGTGTETTAAVEAVGGPPPTANATDGTLSVHFINVGQGTSVLVVGPTGETLLYDTGNWNDDGEHVLEYLRERGVERIDGLVTSHADADHIGGHAAVIEYYETEADGVGAVYDPGVAAATATYDRYLDAVETHDVTLYRTQAGDEIPMAGADIDVLAPPEGGFSGEDRNENSVALRVAHGNASVLLTGDAERTGERYLRETYGSGLNASVLAAGHHGSNTSTGPGLLDASDPRAVVVQSAYDSRYGHPHDELLARLADRGVPTYWTGVHGTVAFETDGERFAVATQREAPTRPLDLRDAPGVEPGAGGPLELRARFPVGGGDRPRAAPDGGEPTESRDSTDLRVAEVHADAAGDDWENLDDEYVVFRNGGDRTLDLSGWTVADEAGHAYAFPEGTALAPGEALTLHTGEGRDGEGRLYWGSDAPVWNNDGDTVFVRTDEGELVAEESYGS
- the queC gene encoding 7-cyano-7-deazaguanine synthase QueC codes for the protein MSDATDERAVVLASGGMDSATAAYEAKAQGYDLYLLHTSYGQETEDKERECARRLADETDAADFLHVETGHLARIGGSSLTDDEMDVADADLDADEVPTSYVPFRNANLLAMAVSYAEANDCSAVFIGAHTEDFSGYPDCRPAFFEAFQRVVDTGTRDDTDIEIRAPFADLSKTDIAARGLELSVPYEHTWSCYRAEAPACGTCDACAFRLQAFQNLGERDPIDYEERPEYAESE
- a CDS encoding 7-carboxy-7-deazaguanine synthase QueE, which encodes MPVTSDVGDDESGRGGERSETTAASDDALPINELFESLQGEGRLAGVPSVFVRTSGCNLRCWFCDSYHTSWEPTHATMSVEEILGEVESFGADHVVVTGGEPMIHDAVETLLDELDARGYHTTVETNGTVFRDAPIDLASVSPKLASSSPTPERDPKGEGEWEARHEERRVDLDSLAALVESYDFQLKFVVSDRGDMDEVTDLVERIRGTADVPVPDENVLLMPEGATRERLAETRPVTAELAREFGFRYTPRLHVTLWNDAPGT
- a CDS encoding 6-pyruvoyl trahydropterin synthase family protein, coding for MPERVLQSPSFDADERTLYVGRDRPIRISAGHRILHHDGKCSRPHGHNYEISVKVVGDLREEGWVVDKGDITSILSEWDHRFLLESRDPLVEAFEETGDGDALVVLDAPPTAEVMSAVLEARLESELPETVSEVAVQVSETAELCGGAEF
- a CDS encoding DUF7847 domain-containing protein, which gives rise to MGAISSFSTAVGVLARSRALLGVALLASAANLGLAAVPATFPEPMAGLVSLPLTGITYLVLPFFVGGMLAMAEEGLDGVGGLGAFAAGGKSNYLRLLASMLLFGVVFGILAFVVMLGLAVVGIFVVGVNATGAGSSLAAANASVITMALLALVGLLVLMIPPFFLQFYAPAIVVSDLGVVESFQRSAGLVRRNLASTLGYSAIAGLAGSAAGVAGVVASLLGGTYGDTTTTGAAVPEVGLGVVAAAAVLTVVVTTLVSAFGVVYQVAFYTDRLDSLA
- a CDS encoding DUF3006 domain-containing protein, with protein sequence MVPDGRYTAVVDRFETGRPGGRGDGERAVLLVEDDEDLAGELAVRPGRLPAEAREQDAVLRVTVRNGILVSARRDPDETERRSEEAQSRFDRLAERPDDSGSERTG